In Caldicellulosiruptor obsidiansis OB47, a single window of DNA contains:
- the zapA gene encoding cell division protein ZapA translates to MDENIRREDNLKRIEVKIAGMNYVLKTDEDEEYIMKIANYINKKMSEVVANEPQLSTSLSAMLTAFLVADEYFKHLLECDDKLSKVISEKEKYQKEVDEYKEKLKEAEEKLLQQNQEIEKLNEIIQNLNQELEKTKQELEKTKKELDDFINAFDGDR, encoded by the coding sequence ATGGATGAAAATATCAGGAGAGAAGATAATTTGAAGAGAATTGAAGTAAAGATTGCAGGTATGAATTATGTATTGAAAACTGACGAAGATGAAGAGTACATAATGAAAATTGCAAATTATATAAACAAGAAGATGTCTGAGGTTGTGGCTAATGAGCCGCAGCTTTCTACGTCTTTGTCAGCAATGCTTACAGCATTTTTAGTGGCAGACGAGTATTTTAAGCATCTTTTAGAATGTGATGATAAGCTTTCAAAGGTGATTTCAGAAAAGGAAAAATATCAAAAAGAAGTTGATGAATACAAAGAGAAATTAAAAGAGGCAGAGGAAAAGCTCTTGCAGCAAAATCAAGAGATTGAAAAGTTAAATGAAATTATTCAAAATCTTAATCAAGAACTTGAAAAGACAAAGCAGGAACTTGAAAAAACCAAAAAAGAACTTGATGATTTTATAAACGCATTTGACGGTGATAGGTAA
- the ytvI gene encoding sporulation integral membrane protein YtvI, with the protein MREFTKNRFVVAMIYVILISAFIFSCAYLIRTFDIFMRFVIKAFIPVIIGLFIAEVSEPLLKYLEKRKVSRTISAILILIALNLILGFMLAEGIYILVNECMSLVSSLQNIDYDKIYQMLDKLFASVKNIYSGLPVPIVNFIQSGVNEITNVLNQIATLSLKVVKVIPATLKGITIWFFSVLSSFFFMRDRHKMRAWLIQNFSAQLYREISSIVFKVIDSVVDYAKSQIILSALMFLSGLIGLSIIRAPYFLVVSLLLGLLSIIPIIGSGIILLPWIAGSFIAGDTNFGMKLLVVYLIILGLREFASIKIVASQVGISTFTTLVSIYAGVEVFGAWGFVIGPLLVVFLKAVYETGAIKKIRENLFMPKKE; encoded by the coding sequence ATGAGGGAGTTTACAAAAAACCGGTTTGTGGTTGCTATGATTTATGTTATCCTAATTAGCGCATTTATATTTTCATGTGCGTATTTAATCAGGACATTTGACATTTTTATGAGGTTTGTTATAAAGGCTTTTATTCCGGTTATTATTGGACTTTTCATTGCAGAGGTGTCTGAACCGCTTTTAAAATACCTGGAAAAAAGAAAGGTAAGCAGAACAATCTCTGCAATTCTTATACTGATTGCTTTGAATTTAATACTTGGTTTTATGCTTGCAGAAGGCATATACATTCTTGTAAATGAGTGTATGAGTTTAGTTTCAAGCCTTCAAAACATAGACTATGACAAAATATACCAGATGTTAGATAAGCTCTTTGCAAGTGTAAAAAATATATATTCAGGTCTGCCGGTACCTATTGTGAATTTCATTCAATCTGGTGTGAATGAGATTACAAATGTTTTAAATCAGATTGCCACATTGAGTCTAAAAGTTGTGAAGGTTATACCTGCAACTTTAAAAGGTATTACTATATGGTTTTTTTCTGTTTTATCAAGCTTTTTCTTTATGCGCGACAGACATAAAATGAGAGCATGGCTGATTCAAAATTTCTCAGCTCAGCTTTACCGAGAAATTTCATCAATTGTTTTTAAAGTTATAGATTCTGTTGTAGATTATGCGAAATCTCAGATAATTTTGTCGGCTTTGATGTTTCTCTCAGGACTGATAGGACTTTCTATAATAAGAGCACCTTACTTTTTGGTAGTAAGCCTCCTTCTGGGCCTTTTGAGCATAATTCCAATTATAGGTTCTGGCATAATATTGCTTCCGTGGATAGCTGGCAGTTTTATAGCTGGGGACACTAATTTTGGGATGAAACTTTTGGTTGTTTATCTCATAATCTTAGGTCTTCGCGAATTTGCGTCTATCAAGATTGTTGCAAGCCAGGTGGGAATTTCGACCTTTACAACACTTGTCTCTATCTATGCAGGTGTTGAAGTGTTTGGAGCATGGGGATTTGTAATAGGGCCACTTCTGGTTGTGTTTTTGAAGGCAGTGTATGAGACAGGGGCAATTAAAAAGATAAGAGAAAATCTTTTTATGCCAAAAAAGGAGTGA
- a CDS encoding U32 family peptidase, whose protein sequence is MKKVELLSPAGGFEELVAAVKAGADSVYVGAKEFSARAYAKNFSEDELRKAIDFCHERGKKIYLAINTLIYNDEMPKALKLVEFANKEGIDAVIVQDLGLLFIILKEFPGMPVHASTQMTVHNCAQVKFLENLGVKRVILSRELSIDEIKNIRQQSSIELEVFVHGALCVSYSGQCLFSSILFKRSGNRGQCAQVCRLYYKLLDKEKKEIDEGFLLSPKDICLLENIDTLIKAGVESFKIEGRLKDQYYVYTVTSIYRKYIDMYYEKGKITIDSADRQKLLLVFNRGNFCSGYLENAGIDRIIFKSAPNNTGLFIGKFYFKNGKLFLQTSYNLSNGDVISFRNKNFEEILLEINNNIAKEDDKIFEVKVDFERKKRLKEFSEGQVFIVRSKEHEKEIEKELKLEKKFRKVDFKIWIEKGKRIKALAMSDGFVVEEEGEVVQQAKEKEVTSEAVISSFSKLGGTVFEMGNFDAHIEDGCFVKVSELNRLRKLLIEKLSQKIISSYKKELNQDIEISRYLGDCYVRSFDRNHRFSFMVDSIWQLEKLKKWCELRNLSDYEIYVPYNIIFDVKIDDNMVVYLDRITHDEDLKRVEVEKIKEKGIKKVLVRNLGQYEIFKHHFEIYFDFSLNTTNSASLRFLEQLNCKRICLSVELSKTRIAEIYTSARKSEIEIIIFGKIPLMINRLKFFEKGEYLQDRKGELLKLIKTQSEKNEILNPAFLYIDDKDVMADVLRFDFTGATKNEMEKALEGYFDAKKIFLKITKGYYLS, encoded by the coding sequence ATGAAAAAGGTAGAGTTATTATCACCGGCAGGCGGGTTTGAAGAACTTGTTGCGGCAGTCAAAGCTGGGGCTGACAGCGTGTATGTTGGTGCAAAAGAGTTTTCAGCAAGGGCATATGCAAAGAACTTTTCAGAAGATGAGCTTAGAAAAGCTATAGATTTTTGCCATGAGCGAGGGAAAAAAATATATCTTGCAATAAACACCCTGATTTACAATGACGAGATGCCAAAAGCTTTAAAACTTGTAGAATTTGCAAACAAGGAAGGAATTGATGCTGTAATTGTGCAAGATTTAGGTTTGCTCTTTATTATTTTAAAAGAGTTTCCAGGCATGCCTGTTCATGCAAGTACACAGATGACAGTTCATAACTGTGCTCAGGTAAAGTTTTTGGAGAACTTAGGAGTAAAAAGAGTTATACTCTCAAGAGAGCTATCCATAGATGAGATAAAAAACATAAGACAGCAAAGCAGTATTGAACTTGAGGTTTTTGTGCATGGAGCTTTATGTGTTTCATATTCTGGTCAATGTTTGTTTTCAAGCATTCTTTTCAAAAGAAGCGGCAACAGAGGGCAGTGTGCTCAAGTTTGCAGGCTTTATTATAAACTTTTAGACAAAGAGAAAAAAGAAATTGATGAAGGTTTTCTTCTTTCACCAAAGGACATTTGTCTTTTGGAAAATATTGATACGCTAATAAAAGCAGGAGTTGAATCTTTCAAGATAGAGGGGAGATTAAAGGACCAGTATTATGTGTATACTGTGACCTCAATATATAGAAAATATATTGATATGTATTACGAGAAAGGCAAAATAACAATTGATAGTGCTGATAGGCAAAAACTCTTACTTGTTTTTAATAGGGGGAATTTCTGCTCTGGATATTTAGAAAATGCTGGTATAGATAGAATAATCTTTAAATCTGCACCTAATAATACAGGTCTTTTTATTGGAAAATTCTATTTTAAGAATGGAAAACTTTTTTTACAGACTTCATATAATCTTTCAAATGGTGATGTAATTTCTTTTAGGAATAAAAATTTCGAAGAGATTCTTCTTGAAATAAATAACAATATTGCAAAAGAAGACGATAAGATATTTGAAGTAAAAGTTGATTTTGAAAGAAAAAAGAGATTAAAAGAATTTTCAGAGGGTCAGGTGTTTATTGTAAGAAGCAAAGAACATGAAAAAGAGATAGAAAAAGAGCTGAAGCTGGAAAAAAAGTTTAGGAAGGTTGATTTCAAGATATGGATTGAAAAAGGAAAGAGAATAAAAGCTTTAGCTATGAGTGATGGATTTGTGGTAGAAGAAGAAGGAGAAGTTGTTCAGCAGGCAAAAGAGAAAGAGGTTACATCTGAGGCTGTAATCAGCAGCTTTTCAAAACTTGGTGGGACAGTTTTTGAGATGGGAAATTTTGATGCGCATATTGAAGATGGCTGTTTTGTGAAAGTTTCAGAATTAAACCGTCTGAGAAAGCTTTTGATTGAAAAGCTTTCTCAAAAGATAATTAGCTCTTACAAGAAAGAGCTAAACCAAGATATTGAAATTTCAAGGTATCTTGGAGATTGTTATGTACGGTCATTTGACAGGAACCACCGGTTTTCTTTTATGGTGGATTCTATCTGGCAACTTGAAAAGCTTAAAAAGTGGTGTGAGTTACGCAATCTTTCAGACTATGAAATTTATGTGCCTTACAATATAATTTTTGATGTTAAGATAGATGACAACATGGTTGTTTATCTTGACAGGATAACACACGATGAAGATTTGAAAAGGGTTGAGGTTGAGAAGATAAAAGAAAAGGGTATAAAGAAGGTTTTAGTAAGGAACCTTGGACAGTATGAGATTTTCAAGCACCACTTTGAAATTTATTTTGATTTTAGCTTGAACACAACAAACTCTGCCTCATTAAGATTTTTAGAGCAACTTAATTGTAAAAGAATCTGTCTTTCTGTTGAGCTATCTAAAACAAGAATTGCAGAAATCTACACGAGTGCACGAAAAAGTGAAATAGAGATAATTATCTTTGGCAAAATTCCACTTATGATAAATAGACTCAAATTTTTCGAAAAAGGAGAGTATTTACAGGACCGAAAAGGAGAACTTTTGAAACTTATAAAAACCCAGAGCGAGAAAAACGAAATATTAAACCCGGCGTTTTTATATATAGATGATAAAGATGTGATGGCTGATGTGTTGAGATTTGACTTTACAGGCGCAACTAAAAATGAAATGGAAAAAGCACTGGAAGGATATTTTGATGCAAAAAAGATTTTTCTAAAAATCACAAAGGGGTATTATTTGTCATGA
- a CDS encoding aldo/keto reductase — translation MYVADSNRYNNMLYLRCGQSGLKLSAISLGFWHNFGDGDQFDNMRKIVQKAFDLGITYFDLANNYGPPPGAAEENFGRIFKLDLKPYRDQIIVATKAGYTMWEGPYGDWGSKKYLLASLDQSLKRMNLDYVDIFYSHRPDPQTPIEETMEALYQAVHQGKALYAGISNYNPEQTKLAYSAAKQMGLKLIVNQVRYNMFARDVENGLFDTLNELGMGAVIYSPLAQGLLSDRYLDGIPEDSRVRKSGVFLKESDITPERIEKVKKLSEIAKRRGQTVSQLALAWILRNKVVASVIVGASKVSQIEDNVGCINNLEFSEEELKEIEEILK, via the coding sequence ATGTATGTAGCAGATTCAAACAGATACAACAACATGTTATACCTACGATGCGGTCAAAGCGGACTAAAGCTTTCGGCCATATCTCTTGGCTTTTGGCACAATTTTGGAGATGGTGATCAATTTGACAACATGCGCAAAATAGTTCAAAAGGCTTTTGACCTTGGAATCACATACTTTGATTTGGCAAACAATTATGGTCCTCCACCAGGTGCGGCTGAAGAAAATTTTGGAAGGATTTTTAAGCTTGACTTAAAGCCTTACAGAGACCAAATAATTGTTGCAACAAAAGCAGGATACACAATGTGGGAAGGTCCTTATGGCGACTGGGGCTCAAAAAAATATCTTCTTGCAAGCTTAGACCAAAGTCTAAAAAGAATGAACCTCGACTATGTTGATATCTTTTACTCTCATAGACCAGACCCTCAAACGCCAATTGAAGAGACAATGGAGGCTTTGTATCAGGCAGTACATCAAGGAAAAGCTTTATATGCTGGTATTTCAAATTATAATCCTGAACAAACCAAACTGGCGTATTCAGCTGCCAAACAAATGGGATTAAAGCTTATAGTAAATCAAGTTCGATACAACATGTTTGCAAGAGACGTTGAAAATGGTCTTTTTGATACATTAAATGAGCTTGGCATGGGAGCTGTCATCTACTCGCCTCTTGCTCAAGGACTTCTGAGTGATAGATACTTAGATGGTATTCCTGAAGACTCACGGGTTAGAAAATCAGGTGTGTTCTTAAAAGAAAGTGATATAACACCTGAGAGAATTGAAAAGGTTAAAAAATTATCTGAGATTGCAAAAAGGCGCGGTCAGACAGTTTCACAGCTTGCACTTGCTTGGATTTTGCGAAATAAAGTTGTAGCATCAGTAATTGTTGGTGCAAGCAAGGTATCTCAGATTGAAGATAATGTGGGATGTATCAATAATCTTGAGTTTTCAGAAGAAGAATTAAAAGAAATTGAAGAAATTTTGAAATAA
- a CDS encoding lysozyme, whose amino-acid sequence MASGGSITLKGKSEASRKESSSASITPGYSDNFVLGDRGYSGGISASVSPVRTSGCYTPKINGGGSLTPKLSGSTTLPTLNSQLSSTKIDAASKTQNIPAAIKRLEPSKALFEFVKSYEGYSSIAYRDKDGVWTIGIGHVLRDKELGEYVDLKTNKPKKAITEEKAYEFFKNDIKGATDAINKFMENNKIQLSQNQFDALVSFTFNVGSAWTNNEMSKTRDDIIKVVKNGIDTKLERELRDDFLSWSKAKGQVLEGLQRRRYDEWKMFVKGDYKITDINTWRKIKKEIGL is encoded by the coding sequence GTGGCAAGTGGAGGTTCAATAACTTTAAAAGGTAAAAGTGAGGCAAGCAGGAAAGAGAGTAGCAGTGCGAGTATAACACCGGGGTATTCAGACAATTTTGTATTGGGTGATAGAGGTTATTCAGGTGGAATATCAGCAAGTGTCTCGCCAGTGAGGACGAGTGGATGTTATACGCCTAAGATAAATGGAGGTGGTTCCTTAACACCGAAACTTTCAGGTTCTACAACACTGCCAACTTTAAATTCTCAACTGTCTTCCACGAAAATAGATGCTGCTTCAAAAACTCAAAATATTCCAGCAGCAATAAAAAGATTAGAACCAAGCAAAGCTCTATTTGAATTTGTTAAGTCATATGAAGGATACTCCTCCATTGCTTATAGAGACAAAGATGGTGTTTGGACTATCGGAATTGGACATGTACTCAGAGACAAAGAATTGGGAGAATATGTTGACCTTAAAACTAACAAACCCAAGAAAGCAATAACTGAAGAAAAAGCATATGAGTTTTTCAAAAATGATATCAAAGGTGCAACTGATGCAATAAACAAGTTTATGGAAAACAATAAGATTCAACTTTCACAAAATCAATTTGATGCTTTAGTGAGCTTTACTTTCAATGTTGGTTCGGCATGGACAAATAATGAAATGTCTAAGACTCGTGATGATATAATTAAAGTTGTTAAAAATGGTATTGACACTAAATTAGAAAGAGAGCTCAGAGACGATTTTCTTTCTTGGTCAAAAGCTAAGGGACAAGTTTTAGAAGGTTTACAAAGGCGCAGATACGACGAATGGAAGATGTTTGTAAAGGGAGATTACAAGATTACAGATATAAATACTTGGAGAAAGATAAAAAAGGAAATTGGTCTTTAG
- a CDS encoding alkaline phosphatase family protein: MKMLFIFLDGVGKGEKSEHNPFFYYHPKAYDIFLKEGNVLFLDATLGVEGLPQSATGQVTIYSGINAAKEVGFHINGQITPSLKRIIERQNIFTTLLHKGFKVDFANVYRNEYLQKLLNDKNFKMSVTSYMTLISGIKFKTVEDLLRGEGVYFDITNHVLIESGYEVPVFLPEKAAENLLNVLHKNDFVLFEHFKTDIIGHSCDMEKALELLKLLDEFMLYLIENLPENTCLIVTSDHGNVEDLSTKTHTKNKVPFLAYGNKKEIFKLESIDQIYRSILKYFEKEAQRDDKEI; this comes from the coding sequence ATGAAAATGCTATTTATATTCTTAGACGGTGTTGGAAAAGGGGAGAAAAGTGAACACAACCCCTTTTTTTATTATCATCCAAAAGCATATGACATTTTTTTAAAAGAAGGAAATGTCTTGTTTTTAGATGCAACACTTGGTGTTGAAGGTCTGCCACAAAGTGCAACTGGTCAGGTTACAATCTATTCAGGTATAAATGCGGCAAAAGAGGTAGGTTTTCACATTAACGGGCAGATTACCCCAAGCCTCAAGCGAATAATTGAAAGACAAAATATTTTTACTACTCTTTTACACAAAGGCTTTAAAGTAGACTTCGCAAATGTTTACAGAAACGAGTATTTGCAAAAGCTATTAAATGACAAGAATTTTAAGATGTCTGTGACAAGCTACATGACCTTGATATCAGGAATAAAATTTAAAACAGTGGAAGACCTTTTAAGAGGAGAAGGGGTTTATTTTGACATCACAAACCACGTTTTAATTGAAAGTGGATATGAGGTACCAGTTTTTTTACCTGAAAAGGCAGCTGAAAATCTTTTGAATGTACTACACAAAAATGATTTTGTCCTGTTTGAACATTTTAAAACAGACATTATAGGGCACTCATGTGATATGGAAAAAGCTTTAGAGCTTTTAAAACTTTTAGATGAGTTTATGCTATACCTAATTGAGAATCTTCCGGAAAATACTTGTCTTATTGTGACATCTGACCATGGTAATGTAGAGGATTTGTCAACAAAAACGCATACAAAAAATAAAGTCCCTTTTTTAGCGTATGGGAACAAAAAAGAAATCTTTAAATTAGAATCAATTGACCAGATTTACAGAAGTATTTTGAAATACTTTGAAAAAGAAGCGCAGAGGGATGACAAAGAAATATGA